A part of Perognathus longimembris pacificus isolate PPM17 chromosome 18, ASM2315922v1, whole genome shotgun sequence genomic DNA contains:
- the Ggps1 gene encoding geranylgeranyl pyrophosphate synthase has product MEKTQETAERILLEPYKYLLQLPGKQVRTKLSQAFNHWLKVPEDKLQIIIEVTEMLHNASLLIDDIEDNSKLRRGFPVAHSIYGIPSVINSANYVYFLGLEKVLTLDHPEAVKIFTRQLLELHQGQGLDIYWRDTYTCPTEDEYKAMVLQKTGGLFGLAVGLMQLFSDYKEDLKPLLNTLGLFFQIRDDYANLSSKEYSENKSFCEDLTEGKFSFPTIHAIWSRPDSSQVQNILRQRTENVDIKKYCVHYLEDIGSFEYTRNTLRELESKAYKQIEACGGNPELVALVQYLSKMFREETE; this is encoded by the exons gTAAACAGGTGAGAACCAAACTTTCACAGGCTTTTAATCATTGGCTGAAAGTCCCAGAAGACAAACTACAG attatcATTGAAGTGACAGAAATGTTACACAATGCCAGTTTGCTCATTGATGACATTGAAGACAACTCTAAGCTCCGACGCGGCTTTCCCGTGGCTCACAGCATCTACGGGATTCCATCTGTCATCAACTCGGCCAATTATGTGTACTTCCTTGGCTTGGAGAAGGTTTTAACCCTGGACCACCCAGAGGCAGTGAAGATTTTTACCCGCCAGCTTTTGGAGCTCCATCAGGGACAAGGCCTAGATATTTACTGGAGGGACACTTACACATGTCCCACTGAAGATGAATATAAAGCCATGGTCCTGCAGAAGACAGGCGGACTGTTTGGATTAGCAGTAGGTCTCATGCAGTTGTTCTCTGACTATAAAGAAGATTTAAAGCCACTGCTTAATACACTTGGGCTCTTTTTCCAAATCAGAGATGATTATGCTAATCTATCGTCCAAAGAATATAGTGAAAACAAGAGTTTCTGTGAGGACCTAACAGAGGGAAAGTTCTCCTTCCCTACCATTCATGCTATTTGGTCAAGACCTGACAGTTCCCAGGTGCAGAACATCTTGCGCCAGAGAACAGAAAATGTAGATATTAAAAAATACTGTGTGCATTATCTTGAAGATATAGGTTCTTTTGAATACACTCGAAATACTCTTAGAGAGCTAGAATCTAAAGCCTATAAGCAAATTGAGGCCTGTGGGGGGAACCCAGAGCTGGTGGCTCTAGTACAGTACTTGAGTAAGATGTTCAGAGAAGAAACGGAATAA